One part of the Selenomonadales bacterium genome encodes these proteins:
- the murA gene encoding UDP-N-acetylglucosamine 1-carboxyvinyltransferase: MPSIFVRGGNELRGRVEISGAKNAVLPILAAALMAPSGVTQLESVPRLMDVLTMVEVLEHLGVEAEWREGVLELNAERLTASEAPFHLVSKMRASVLIMGPLLGRLGKVRVSLPGGCAIGARPLDLHLKGFSLLGADIVLGHGFIEATARQLTGNTIYLDFPSVGATENIMMAACFAQGVTTIQNAAEEPEIVDLACFINSMSGRVEGAGTDTIVVHGRRSLHAQSYRVIPDRIEAGTYMVAAAITGGELILENVIPEHVISLTAKLREAGVTVHSLLDGMHVKGNGTIEPVDIKTLPYPGFPTDMQPQMMALLTLARGTSMVTETVFENRFMHVPELRRMGAGIRTDGRSAVVSGVRALSGAPVTASDLRAGAALILAGLVAEGVTEVCGVSHIERGYVGIVEKLKSLGADIWLE; encoded by the coding sequence ATGCCAAGTATATTCGTGCGCGGTGGCAACGAACTGCGCGGCCGTGTAGAAATAAGCGGAGCAAAAAACGCCGTACTCCCCATATTGGCGGCAGCGCTGATGGCACCGAGCGGCGTCACACAACTTGAGTCTGTACCCCGTCTCATGGATGTACTGACCATGGTCGAAGTGCTCGAGCATCTAGGCGTAGAAGCAGAGTGGCGCGAAGGTGTACTAGAGCTAAATGCCGAGCGGCTCACGGCGAGCGAAGCACCATTTCACTTGGTCAGCAAGATGCGCGCCTCTGTCCTAATTATGGGGCCACTCCTTGGGCGCCTAGGGAAAGTTCGGGTGTCACTCCCCGGCGGCTGCGCCATCGGGGCACGTCCGCTCGATTTGCACCTTAAGGGCTTCAGTCTGCTCGGAGCAGACATTGTCCTAGGGCATGGGTTTATCGAAGCCACAGCCAGACAACTTACCGGCAATACTATTTACCTAGACTTTCCGAGCGTTGGTGCTACGGAAAACATTATGATGGCCGCCTGCTTCGCGCAAGGAGTAACGACGATTCAGAATGCCGCCGAGGAACCCGAAATAGTCGACCTCGCCTGCTTTATTAACAGCATGAGCGGCAGGGTCGAGGGAGCCGGGACAGACACTATCGTAGTACACGGACGACGCTCGCTCCATGCGCAGTCTTACCGGGTTATCCCCGACCGCATCGAAGCAGGAACTTACATGGTGGCGGCAGCAATCACGGGTGGCGAACTTATCCTTGAGAATGTTATCCCAGAGCACGTCATAAGCCTCACTGCCAAGCTACGCGAAGCCGGTGTTACCGTCCACAGCTTGCTTGACGGCATGCATGTCAAAGGCAACGGCACTATCGAGCCGGTAGACATTAAGACGCTGCCGTATCCGGGGTTTCCTACCGACATGCAGCCGCAGATGATGGCCCTTCTAACTCTTGCGCGCGGCACCAGTATGGTCACGGAGACGGTCTTTGAGAACCGATTTATGCATGTGCCTGAGCTGCGCCGTATGGGAGCCGGTATACGCACCGATGGCCGAAGCGCCGTAGTGAGCGGGGTGCGCGCCTTAAGCGGCGCACCTGTCACCGCTTCGGACTTGCGCGCCGGAGCCGCCTTAATCCTGGCGGGCCTAGTGGCAGAGGGTGTCACGGAAGTGTGTGGCGTCAGCCACATTGAGCGCGGCTATGTCGGCATCGTCGAGAAATTAAAGTCTCTCGGCGCGGACATTTGGCTGGAATAG
- the spoIID gene encoding stage II sporulation protein D, with product MKTLWLIAACIILALIAVPALIVSVWGWLAPPPPPVESPYLVNVLLTSTGQVVTMTLEDYVQGVVAAEMPALFAEAALEAQAVAARTYAVRRMRQFGGNGCNRHPQADVCDDPAHCQAYLPLAAQKQKWGLLDFAANYYKIRRAVESTAGLVITYRGRVIDPIFHSTCGGRTEYAHLVWTNEYPYLASVACNFCQHSRRLTAERQLTVAEVAELLAAWDPAVAVTARALRSRTPPLAVVERSQSGRVLRVRVGNRTMPGTEFRAIFGLDSTNFALAMQGERVTITTRGFGHGVGMCQWGADGLAREGRNFREILAHYYGGVQVIELPR from the coding sequence GTGAAAACCCTGTGGCTGATTGCCGCATGTATCATCCTGGCGCTCATCGCAGTGCCCGCGCTCATAGTTTCAGTCTGGGGGTGGCTCGCGCCACCCCCTCCGCCTGTTGAAAGTCCATATCTAGTCAACGTGCTGCTGACAAGCACAGGGCAGGTAGTAACTATGACTCTGGAGGACTACGTGCAGGGTGTGGTGGCGGCGGAAATGCCGGCTCTGTTTGCCGAGGCTGCGCTAGAGGCTCAAGCTGTTGCCGCGCGCACCTATGCCGTACGCAGGATGCGGCAGTTTGGGGGCAACGGGTGCAACCGCCACCCGCAAGCCGACGTGTGCGACGACCCGGCGCACTGCCAAGCTTACTTGCCGCTAGCGGCGCAGAAGCAAAAGTGGGGCCTGCTAGACTTTGCGGCCAACTACTACAAGATTCGCCGGGCTGTGGAAAGTACGGCGGGTCTGGTCATTACTTATCGTGGGCGCGTTATCGACCCCATTTTCCATTCCACCTGCGGCGGACGCACCGAATACGCACACTTAGTTTGGACGAATGAGTATCCTTACTTGGCGAGCGTCGCCTGCAACTTCTGTCAGCACTCGCGGCGACTTACGGCAGAGCGACAGCTGACAGTCGCAGAGGTGGCGGAGCTTTTGGCAGCGTGGGACCCTGCCGTGGCTGTAACAGCGCGAGCTCTTAGGTCACGCACCCCGCCGTTGGCTGTCGTAGAGCGCAGCCAAAGCGGCAGGGTGCTAAGGGTAAGGGTGGGAAACCGCACCATGCCGGGGACAGAGTTCCGCGCTATATTTGGCCTCGACTCCACGAACTTTGCCTTGGCCATGCAGGGCGAAAGGGTGACGATAACTACCCGCGGCTTTGGTCACGGCGTAGGTATGTGTCAGTGGGGGGCGGATGGCTTGGCGCGCGAGGGCCGCAACTTTAGAGAAATACTTGCGCATTACTACGGTGGGGTGCAAGTAATCGAGCTGCCACGGTAA
- a CDS encoding peptidoglycan DD-metalloendopeptidase family protein has translation MKFILARLARLRLYTVLLVHRLAKRVRGASPSRLVRSRRALIAAYMLAIIALAGAWWWDNPERFLGQRPPFTPPDRPAPPVVNPPLGDPAIQPAADPAGEQPKGAEQKPPEQPAPVAQPTTPAVPAIAAPVTVNIDTLHRPVAGEIIKQYGFRWSATHQDFRYHLGIGIAASPGSTIVAAYAGRIKSIETNHPEWGTLVVVDHGGGWRTEYASLAAPAVRVGQTVTAGQKLGQLGPNPPARSADATQLYFALFKDDESHDPAPKMR, from the coding sequence ATGAAGTTCATTCTCGCCCGTCTCGCGCGCCTGCGCCTATACACAGTGCTGTTAGTGCATCGCCTGGCCAAGCGGGTACGGGGCGCATCCCCGTCGCGCCTTGTGCGCAGCCGTCGCGCTCTTATCGCCGCCTACATGTTAGCGATAATCGCCTTAGCGGGGGCCTGGTGGTGGGATAACCCCGAGCGATTCCTCGGGCAACGCCCGCCTTTCACCCCACCCGACCGTCCGGCACCCCCCGTAGTCAACCCGCCGCTTGGCGACCCTGCTATTCAGCCTGCAGCGGACCCGGCAGGCGAGCAGCCTAAGGGGGCAGAACAAAAGCCGCCTGAACAGCCAGCTCCGGTAGCTCAGCCGACCACGCCGGCGGTGCCCGCTATAGCCGCGCCCGTGACCGTGAATATAGACACCCTGCACCGACCGGTGGCCGGGGAGATAATCAAGCAATACGGCTTTCGCTGGTCGGCCACACACCAGGATTTTCGCTACCACCTCGGCATCGGCATTGCCGCCTCCCCGGGCAGCACAATAGTCGCCGCGTATGCCGGGCGCATTAAGAGTATCGAGACCAATCATCCCGAGTGGGGGACACTGGTCGTCGTAGACCACGGCGGCGGGTGGCGCACAGAGTACGCAAGTCTTGCGGCCCCGGCTGTCCGCGTCGGACAAACAGTCACAGCCGGGCAGAAGCTCGGCCAACTCGGCCCCAACCCCCCCGCCCGTAGCGCCGACGCCACTCAACTCTACTTCGCCCTCTTTAAAGACGACGAATCGCACGACCCCGCGCCGAAGATGCGTTAA
- a CDS encoding DUF438 domain-containing protein has translation MTSRNFAEQKRVIREIIKDLHQGLSLAEAKQRMEDEVGTISSLEIAEVEQSLIDEGMSPDEIKRFCNVHALLFESALQVDLTNEENPAHPVSLLKRENREIEKLTAALRELRKQAEAGQVAGFVREARVLLKRAQDLDLHYTKKEQLLFPFLEKYGFMGPSKVMWGKHNEIRDLQKQATAALEDVDTTAEVDAFVAERLNPLIDEVDGMIFKEENILFPAALEKLKADDWIEILKESDQVGYAYIRPHAETTELIAALKKATADKPAIVDGQLRFPSGLISPTVLMHMLNALPVDLTFVDHEDTVRYFTENKERIFVRTRAVIGRKVQNCHPPQSVDMVEKILTAFKEGSRDSAEFWLTLKGRMLYIVFFAVRDERGKYLGTLEVTQDITKLRQLTGERKLLDEGGYS, from the coding sequence GTGACATCGAGGAACTTTGCTGAACAGAAGCGCGTTATTCGTGAGATTATCAAGGACTTGCACCAAGGGCTTTCGCTCGCGGAGGCAAAGCAGAGGATGGAGGACGAGGTTGGCACAATTTCATCGCTAGAAATTGCCGAAGTGGAGCAGTCGCTAATCGACGAAGGTATGTCGCCAGACGAGATTAAGCGCTTCTGCAATGTGCATGCCCTGCTGTTTGAGTCGGCTCTGCAAGTGGACTTAACGAACGAAGAAAACCCAGCGCACCCCGTCAGTCTGCTCAAGCGGGAGAACAGAGAGATTGAGAAACTTACCGCAGCCCTGAGGGAGCTTAGAAAGCAGGCCGAAGCCGGACAAGTCGCAGGCTTTGTGCGGGAGGCACGCGTTCTGCTCAAGCGAGCGCAAGACCTCGACCTTCATTACACAAAAAAAGAACAGCTCTTGTTCCCTTTCCTCGAGAAATATGGCTTTATGGGGCCCTCCAAAGTTATGTGGGGGAAGCACAACGAGATTAGGGATCTGCAAAAGCAGGCCACGGCTGCTCTGGAAGATGTCGATACGACTGCGGAGGTCGATGCATTTGTCGCCGAGCGCCTGAACCCGCTTATCGACGAAGTGGACGGCATGATCTTCAAAGAAGAGAACATTCTCTTCCCCGCTGCGCTAGAAAAGCTTAAGGCCGACGACTGGATTGAGATTCTTAAAGAGAGCGACCAAGTGGGTTACGCCTACATCCGGCCGCACGCAGAGACCACCGAACTGATCGCCGCGCTTAAAAAAGCCACGGCGGACAAACCGGCAATTGTCGATGGTCAGCTTAGGTTTCCTTCCGGGCTTATCTCGCCTACGGTATTGATGCATATGCTAAACGCCCTGCCAGTGGACCTAACGTTTGTGGATCACGAGGATACAGTACGCTACTTCACCGAGAACAAAGAGCGCATCTTCGTGCGCACCCGCGCAGTAATCGGGCGCAAGGTGCAGAACTGCCACCCGCCCCAAAGCGTAGACATGGTGGAGAAAATTCTCACTGCGTTTAAAGAGGGCAGCCGCGACAGTGCGGAATTCTGGCTGACGCTTAAGGGACGCATGCTCTACATCGTCTTCTTCGCTGTCCGCGACGAACGCGGCAAGTACCTAGGCACACTCGAAGTAACGCAAGACATCACTAAGCTTAGACAACTGACCGGCGAACGGAAGCTGCTTGACGAAGGAGGATATTCCTAA